In Paenibacillus sp. FSL M7-0420, a single genomic region encodes these proteins:
- the cydC gene encoding thiol reductant ABC exporter subunit CydC, whose product MKREGWFAPYYSAYFWRFVLIILLGALTIFSASSLMYTSGFLISKASIPPENILMIYVPIVGVRTFGTSRAVIHYVERLVGHDTILRILSKMRVRLYHMLEPQALFLSTRFRTGDILGMLADDIEYLQNVYLRTVFPGIIALLIYAAAMIALGTFDVAFALLMGLYMLVLVVVLPLISLLLTQKRQRQVKQERNRLYQKLTDAVLGLSDWVISGRQNQFVDMYEADEQAVARVDGSLRRWARLRMFIGQAVVGLAVLSLLYWAAGQYAEGAIAGTLIAAFVLVVFPVADAFLPVSEAVEKIPQYRNSLERLEGVEAAAGDAPLSAGTAAGSTGAEAQADAALQAAKASGQVQIELKSVGYRYAAGDDFSVQGLDLALPQGRKVAVIGRSGAGKSTLLKLVQGVIAPTVGSVTINGIDAAAYGERIPQLIAVLNQSPHLFDTTVVNNIRLGDPEASEAAVQQAAALAKLDTLISSLPEGYDTPVREAGQRFSGGERQRMALARILLQNTPVVVLDEPTVGLDPRTERELLATMFEAMAGKTLIWVTHHLVGAEQMDEVIFMENGQVEMRGTHAELMEQQPRYRKLYELDRPG is encoded by the coding sequence AGGCTTCCTGATCTCGAAGGCCTCGATTCCGCCGGAAAATATACTGATGATCTATGTCCCCATTGTTGGTGTGCGTACCTTCGGGACCAGCCGGGCTGTCATTCATTATGTGGAACGGCTGGTGGGACATGACACGATTCTGCGCATTCTGTCGAAGATGCGGGTCCGGCTGTACCATATGCTGGAGCCGCAGGCACTGTTCTTATCCACACGCTTCCGTACCGGGGATATTCTCGGTATGCTTGCCGATGATATCGAATATTTGCAGAATGTGTATCTGCGTACGGTCTTTCCGGGTATTATCGCGCTCTTGATCTATGCAGCGGCGATGATTGCGCTCGGGACGTTTGATGTGGCCTTTGCTCTGCTTATGGGACTCTATATGCTGGTGCTGGTTGTCGTATTGCCGCTGATCTCCCTCCTGCTGACCCAGAAGCGTCAGCGTCAGGTGAAGCAGGAGCGCAACCGGCTGTATCAAAAGCTGACAGATGCTGTGCTTGGCTTAAGCGACTGGGTAATCAGCGGGCGGCAGAACCAGTTCGTCGATATGTACGAAGCAGACGAGCAGGCGGTTGCCCGCGTAGACGGTTCGCTGCGGCGCTGGGCACGGCTGCGTATGTTCATCGGGCAGGCGGTTGTCGGCCTGGCCGTGTTGTCCTTGTTATACTGGGCGGCTGGACAGTATGCTGAAGGGGCGATTGCCGGAACGCTGATTGCGGCGTTCGTGCTGGTAGTCTTCCCGGTAGCGGATGCCTTCCTGCCCGTATCCGAGGCTGTGGAGAAAATTCCGCAATACCGGAATTCACTGGAGCGGCTGGAGGGCGTGGAAGCCGCAGCGGGAGATGCGCCGCTTAGCGCGGGAACTGCTGCTGGGAGTACCGGAGCGGAAGCTCAGGCTGACGCTGCGCTGCAGGCGGCTAAGGCCAGCGGGCAGGTTCAGATTGAACTGAAGTCGGTGGGCTACCGCTATGCGGCAGGTGACGACTTCTCTGTTCAGGGGTTGGACCTTGCGCTGCCGCAGGGGCGGAAGGTTGCAGTTATCGGCCGCAGCGGAGCGGGTAAATCGACGCTGCTCAAGCTGGTGCAGGGCGTGATAGCGCCCACCGTCGGCTCTGTGACGATTAACGGTATCGATGCTGCGGCTTACGGTGAGCGGATTCCGCAGCTCATCGCGGTGCTGAACCAGAGCCCTCATCTGTTCGACACCACGGTGGTGAACAATATCCGGCTCGGGGACCCGGAGGCTTCAGAGGCAGCGGTCCAGCAGGCGGCAGCCCTGGCGAAGCTGGATACGCTGATCTCTTCGCTGCCGGAGGGCTATGATACTCCGGTACGCGAGGCGGGGCAGCGCTTCTCCGGCGGAGAGCGCCAGCGCATGGCCCTGGCCCGTATTCTGCTGCAGAATACGCCGGTAGTCGTGCTGGACGAGCCCACGGTTGGCCTCGACCCGCGCACGGAGCGCGAGCTGCTGGCCACGATGTTCGAGGCAATGGCCGGCAAGACGCTGATCTGGGTCACGCATCATCTGGTGGGTGCCGAGCAGATGGACGAGGTCATCTTCATGGAGAACGGCCAAGTGGAGATGCGCGGCACCCATGCCGAGCTGATGGAGCA